A genomic window from Lycium barbarum isolate Lr01 chromosome 4, ASM1917538v2, whole genome shotgun sequence includes:
- the LOC132636398 gene encoding acyltransferase Pun1-like: protein MGSKSVPLQVEVLSTKFITPSSPTPKHLQNYKLSFFDQIAGDVHLPLVLFYPPNNNKNSTTLNHEQLEESLSRVLTHVYPIAGRFTDDFCSINCLDQGVKLVKANVNSKLDDFLEQAHKDVNAAVLCWPHNTWDVNEDNLAITPLVIIQVTKFECGGIALSMSHAHIAMDGYSSLSFLYEWSEVCRLGIKAQDIDFFSFNLGEVFPTRDLSKLLLPRIPGETRAESKLVAKRLYIDEANISKLREEMGALSFKPTRVEMITAILWRGLMSSSQVKNGKLKRSLMGVPINLRSKISLPQITKCFGNLVVEAPVIFVPDQENKNMELRNLVTLIRETVQKTIELLNKESPDEIVTAVGELYNESFLDQEWGGSDEVDNFTTSSLCRFPILGADFGWGKPCLMHFGSRHMQTCWLYDAECGNGVCVQVDLKESYMSIFESDQDIKTYFKF, encoded by the coding sequence ATGGGTTCTAAATCTGTTCctctgcaagttgaagtcttgtCCACAAAGTTCATAACACCATCTTCACCAACACCAAAACACTTACAAAATTACAAGTTATCTTTCTTTGATCAAATAGCTGGAGATGTTCATTTGCCTCTTGTTCTTTTTTATccaccaaacaacaacaaaaactccACTACTCTTAATCATGAACAGCTTGAAGAATCCCTTTCTAGAGTGTTAACTCATGTTTACCCTATAGCTGGTAGATTTACAGATGATTTTTGCTCCATTAATTGCCTTGATCAAGGTGTTAAACTTGTAAAGGCAAATGTCAATAGTAAGCTCGATGATTTTCTTGAACAAGCACATAAGGATGTTAATGCTGCAGTACTTTGTTGGCCACATAATACTTGGGATGTTAATGAAGATAATTTGGCTATTACACCTCTTGTTATTATTCAAGTAACTAAATTTGAATGTGGTGGTATTGCTTTGTCAATGAGCCATGCCCACATTGCAATGGATGGATACTCGAGTCTCTCCTTTTTGTACGAGTGGTCTGAAGTGTGTAGACTTGGAATTAAAGCACAGGATATCGATTTCTTTAGCTTTAATTTAGGTGAAGTTTTTCCTACAAGAGATTTATCTAAACTTCTACTACCTCGTATTCCTGGAGAAACACGTGCAGAGAGCAAACTAGTTGCGAAGAGATTATATATCGATGAAGCTAACATATCAAAACTACGAGAAGAAATGGGAGCTTTGAGTTTCAAACCTACAAGAGTTGAGATGATTACAGCCATTTTATGGAGGGGTTTAATGAGTTCTTCACAAGTGAAGAACGGAAAATTAAAACGTTCGTTGATGGGAGTCCCAATCAACTTACGTAGCAAGATTTCGTTACCTCAAATCACAAAGTGTTTTGGTAATCTTGTAGTTGAGGCACCTGTAATATTTGTACCTGATCAGGAGAACAAGAATATGGAGCTACGTAACTTGGTGACATTAATAAGGGAAACAGTGCAGAAAACTATTGAACTTTTGAACAAAGAATCACCAGATGAGATAGTCACTGCAGTTGGTGAATTATACAACGAAAGTTTTCTAGATCAAGAATGGGGAGGTAGTGATGAAGTTGACAATTTTACAACTTCGAGTTTGTGCAGGTTTCCTATATTAGGAGCTGATTTTGGTTGGGGAAAACCTTGTTTGATGCATTTTGGATCAAGGCATATGCAAACTTGTTGGTTATATGATGCGGAGTGTGGTAACGGTGTCTGTGTGCAGGTTGATCTTAAGGAGAGTTACATGAGCATCTTTGAATCCGATCAAGATATCAAGACTTATTTTAAGTTTTAG